The Flaviramulus sp. BrNp1-15 genome includes the window CTTTTACTTCAAAAGCGACAATGTTTCCTCCTAATTTCATTTGTTTTTTAGCCACTTCGTACTGTGGATGCGATTTTAAAAACGGGTATTTTACCCAATTTACTTTTGGGTGGTTTTCTAAAAACTCAGCGACTTTTAAAGCGTTTTCGCAATGCTTATCTACTCGTACTGCAAGAGTTTCTAAACTCTTAGAAAGTGTCCATGCATTAAAGGGTGATAAGGCTGGACCTGTATTTCTAGCAAACAAATAAATTTCTCTTATTAAATCGGCATCACCAACGGTTACACCCCCTAAAACACGCCCTTGACCATCAATTAATTTGGTTGCAGAATGAATAACCAAATGTGCTCCAAATTTTATAGGCTGCTGCAAATACGGTGTTGCAAAACAATTATCTATTACCAAAATAAGATTATGCTTTTTTGCAATGTTTCCTAGCAATTCTAAATCGATAATATCAATTGCAGGATTTGTTGGCGATTCGGCATATAAAATTTTAGTTTCTGGTTTTATAAAACTTTCAATAGTTTCTGGTTCGTTAATATCAAAATAACTGGTTTCAATATTCCATTTTGGAAGGTATTTTGTAAATAACCCATGGGTTGACCCAAAAACAGAACGTGCAGACACAATATGATCGCCACTACTCAACAAGGCAGCAAAAGTTGAAAACACAGCTGCCATACCAGTAGCAAATGCATAACCGCTTTCTGCTCCTTCCATTTTGCAAATCTTGTCTACAAACTCGGTTGTGTTTGGATTTGTAAAACGGCTATAAATATTACGTTCTTTTTCTTCAGTAAACGAGGCGCGCATATCTTCGGCATCTTCAAATACAAAACTAGATGTTAAGTATAACGGACTGCTATGTTCTAAAAAATCGGTACGTTCTAATTGTGTACGGATCGCTTCGGTTTCAAACTTTTTTTTCTTACTCATACTTTTATTTTATGGATTCCCGCCTTCACAGGAATGACAAAAACTATTTAATTTATATGTTTAGACAGCCTTAAAATATCTCCAAAAACACCTCGTGCCGTTACTTCAGCTCCTGCACCAGCACCTTGAATTACTATAGGTTGCTCCCCATAACTTTCTGTAAATATTTCAAAAATAGCATCGCTGCCTTTTACATGACCTAAGGTACTATCTTCTGGAATAGATACTAACTTCACTTCTAAATTTCCTTTGTCTTGCGATAAATCCCCTGACAAATCTCCTACATATCGCAACACATGACCTTCATTTTGATTGTCTTTTATCTTTTGAAATTCTTCATCTAAAACATTCAACTGACTTAAAAACTCTGCAACTGATATGTTTTGATACGCCTCAGGAATTAAATTTTGAACAGAAACATCTTCAAATTCGTTTTGCAAATCTAACTCTCTGGCAAGAATTAATAGCTTTCTAGCCACATCATTTCCTGAAAAATCTTCTCTTGGATCTGGCTCGGTAAAACCTTTATCTATAGTTTCTTGAACAATTTCACTAAACGGTTTATCCTGAACTGAAAAGTTATTAAACAAATAACTTAATGTCCCAGAGAAAACACCTCGAATTCTGGTAATATTCTCACCCGACTCGTGCAATAATTTAATCGTATCAATTAACGGTAAACCCGCACCAACTGTAGTTTCATACAAATATTGTTTGTTGTGGGCGTCTAACTGAACTCTTAATGTTTTATAAAAATCGTGAGAAATGGTATTTGCAATTTTGTTAGATGACACCAAATCGAAACCAGCCTCAACTAAAGGTATATAATTTTGATGAAATGTAGAACTTGATGTATTATCAACAGCAATTAAATTTTCTAAATGATGCGTTTTAGCAAACGTAATAATATCATCTACAGAACTTTTTAATGTTGAAGATTTAATTTCTGAACTCCAATTAGTAGCTGCACCATTTTTATTTAAAATTAGTTGTCTTGAATTGGCAATGGCAAACACATTTAAGTTGATACCTTTTCGTTTTTCAATATCGCCTTTCGATTTTAAAATCTGATTTATTAAAGCACCACCAACACCACCATGACCAAAAATGGCTATATTAATTTTTTTAGAAATCCCGAAAACCTCACCATGAATCACATTCATAGCTTTGTGAAGTTGACTCTTTTTAACCACCAAACTCACATTTCTTCCTGTTACCGTATTATTGAATAACAATGGTGTGATCTGGTTTTTAATTAAGGCATTAAATGGCTTATGAAACGAGCTTAACTCTATACCAATAATAGAAATTACCGAAACATCATCAACAACATCAATTTTATTAACGTCTTGCGAATAGAAATCTTTTTCAAATTCTCTTTCTAAAGCAATTACCGCTTGAGTTGCTTGTTCTGCATCAATAATTAACCCAATACCACGCTCTGATGAACCTTGAGAGATGATGCTAACACTAATATCTTTATCTGCTAAAGCACCAAATATTCTCGCATCAACACCACTTTTTCCTAACAAGCCGCGGCCTTCTAAATTTAACAATGCTACATTATCTAAAACCGATAATGATGTTACTTCTTTTGAGCTTGGTTTAGCAGTTATAAGCGTACCTTCATCATCTGTATTAAACGTATTTAAAATACGAAGATTGATGTTTTTTTCAACTAACGGAATAATAGTTTTAGCATGCAACACTGTGGTTCCAAAATTGGCCAACTCATTAGCTTCACTAAAAGATAATTCTCTAATTTTTTGAGCGTCTTCAACCAAATCTGGATTTGCCGTGTATATACCACTTACATGTGTGTAATTTTGTAACTCTTCGGCGTCTAAAAAATTTGCTAAAAGCGCCGCAGTATAATTGCTTCCGTTTCTACCTAAAGTAGTAGTTTCATTTTTAGTATTTGAGGCAATAAAGCCTGTAACTACATTAACCGTATCTCCATTATTTTGTTTAAAATACTGCTTTACATTGTCTTTTGAAAGCTGCGAAATAGGTTGCGCATTACCAAAAACATCGTCAGTTTTAATCAATTGTCTTGCATCAGTAGCCTGAGCTTTAACATTCCTTTGATTAAGTATTTCTGAAACCAATTTAATGGACAACAATTCACCTTGTGCTAAAATTTCATCTTTGGTTTTCTTACTGTAATCACGTAACAAACTAACACCTTCAAACAGTTTTTCTAAGATTAAAAATTCTTCTGAAAAATCTATAGTTGGTAAAGGTTCTTTTTGATAGTTTTTAAAAGCCTCAAAATCCAACTTATAATCTCTTCCTTTGTGTGCTTTATTTAATATATCTTCAAGCTCGTCGGTTGCATTTCCACGTGCCGAAACAACAACCGTAATTTTCTCTCCTTCTTGTACTTTATTTTCAATGATTGAGATTACTTTATTCAATCCTTCTCCATTAGCTAAAGATTTCCCTCCAAACTTTAATACTTTCATTTTTCTCTTTTTAGAATTTGGCACAAAAATGCCTTCTATAATTTTTTCTAATTGTTCGTACTCCATTAAAAACGCATCATGACCATGCACCGAATGTATTTCGTTATAGGTAACATTGGCATGCGTTACGGCTAATTGTTTATGGGTTTGCCTGTTTTCTTCTGCTGTAAAAAACAAATCTGAATCTACCCCAACAATATGAATATTAGCCTCAATACCTTCTAAAACATTTAAATCTGCCTTTCTGTTTTTTGTAACATCTATGGTTTTTAAAAGTTGATTCATCAATTTATAAGCAGACAACTGAAAACGTTCCTGTAACTTTTTACCATGATGCAACAACCAACTCTCAACATTAAATATTTCTAAATCTTCATTTTTTGAACGCTGAAAACGCTCTTTAAAAGACTCTGGTGTACGGTAACACAGCATTGCATGCATACGCGCATCATGAACTGGGTTTTTAGAATTTAACAGAAATTGTTCTTGTATTTGGCAATTGGCAATTAACCAATCGGTTGACTTCCAATCGGTAGCCACAGGAATTAAATTTTCGGTAAAATCTGGTTTTAAAACCGCCATTTCCCATGCAATACCACCTCCTAAAGAACCTCCAATAGCTGCAAACAGCTTTTTTATATTTAGCTCTTTAAGCCCTATTAAAAACAAACTTGCAATGTCTCTTGCAACAAAATCTTTATAATTTTCAATTAAAAAACCATCAAATCCGTTTCCTGGAATATTGAATGCTAAAACCGTGTAAAGTTTAGTATCAATGACCTTATCATCGCCTACTAAATCTTTCCACCAACCATCATCACCTGCAACATTACTGTTTCCTGTTAAGGCATGATTTACCAAAACAATTGGCGACGTTCCTAATGCTTTTCCGAAAACCTGATAACTCAATTTTATTTCTGGAATAGAAACTTGATTTTCGGTTTTGTAGTTTTTAATGATGATATGTTGTAATGAATGCTCCAATATATTTTTATTTAAAAATGATATTTTATTTTCTAAAAAGTAAACCAAAAGTCATATTGAGCTTGTCGAAATATTTTTATAAACCGATTATTAATATCAGTTTCGACAGGCTCAACTTGACAAACAAATTCAAGAAACTTTTTAGATTTCATTATTATTTAATTGTGGCAAATGCAGTTTTTAAATCGGCTTTTAAATCGTCTAAATCTTCAATACCAACTGATAAGCGAATTAAATCTCCCGTAACTCCTGCCGATTCTTGTTCTACTTCATTTAACTGTTGGTGGGTTGTACTTGATGGATGAATTATTAATGATTTAGTATCTCCAATATTAGCTAATAATGAAAATAATTTGGTGTTATCTGCTATAGCTTTTGCAGCTTCAAAACCACCTTTTGCACCAAAAGTAACAATACCACTTTGTCCTTTTGGTAAGTATTTTTTAGTTAAAGCTTTATACTTACTGCTTTCTAAACCTGGATAATTTACCCAAGCTACTTCGTCTTGTTGTTCGAGCCACTTAGCAAGAGCCAAAGCATTTTCACTGTGTTGCTTTATTCTTATTGGTAAAGTTTCTAAACCTTGAATAATGTTAAAAGCATTTGTTGGACTTAAAGCCCCTCCAAAATCTCTCAACCCTTCTAAAATTAGTTTAAACGTGTATGAAGCGGCACCCAAAGTTTCATAATATTTCAGTCCATGATATCCTGCTGAAGGTTCTGTGAATTCTGGAAATTTACCATTGGCCCAATCAAAATTACCACCATCAATAATGGCTCCTCCTAGAGAATTTCCTTGTCCGCCAATATATTTTGTAAGTGAATGAATGACAATATTTGCTCCGTGTTCAATAGGGTTTAATAGAGCTGGTGTTGCTACCGTGTTATCAACAATAAAAGGCACACCTGCTGCTTTTGAATGTTTTGCAATAGCTTCTATATCTAAAACATCTAATTTAGGATTCCCTAGAGATTCAACAAAAAATGCTCTGGTATTATCTTGTACTGCGGCTGCAAAATTATCTGGATTATCTGCATCAACAAAGGTGGTTGTAATACCTAATCTTGGTAAAGTTACTTTTAATAAATTATACGTTCCGCCATATAAACTACTAGACGCTACAATATGGTCTCCAGCTTTTAAAAGCGTTAACAAACCTGTTGAAATTGCCGATGTACCTGATGCAAATACAACTGCTCCCACACCGCCTTCTAAAGCAGCCAAACGCTCTTGTAAAATTTGGTTGGTTGGATTGTTTAATCGTGTGTAAATAAAACCTAATTCCTGAAGTGAAAATAGATTTGCAGCATGATCTGAATTATTAAACACATACGATGTTGTTTGATAAATAGGAACTGCTCTCGTTCCTCCGTTTGCTGCAAAATCATGTCCTGCATGTAATGCGTTTGTTGCTAATTTTTGTGTGCTCATTTTTCTAAATTTTTGAATTAATAAATTAAGCCAAAAGCCAAATGCACCAAAATGGTGAACTTAATAGAAAAATGTTAAAAAGAATTAAAGAAATTACAGAGAGTAATTTCGTTTGGTTATCTATCTAAAACATATGTTTAAGTAGAATTTAGCACCTTCTTTACTAGTAAAGGGTTGCTAAGGCTTCACAGGGTCTAATCCCTCCGCCTTTCTTGATAACATTTCAATACGTGTTTGAACTTTGTGAGTGCAAATATTCGGTTAGAAAAAGTTAATATCCAAATTTTTTGATGAAAATTTTATTTTCTATCCAAGTTTTCTTCAAACTTGTTCCTAATAATAAGCCCTATGGGTTTGTTCTGTATTTTAGATTCTAACCAAGAAATAATATCTAAATACAGAAACGCACGACTTTCATAAGGATCGTTTTCAAATTCCTTTAATTTTTTGTGAAGTTTTATAAATTCATTTTTAACTTCATGCGGATAAATATCTCCTAGACTTCTTAAAAACTTAATAATTTCTTTTTGTACTTCATGCAAGTCTTCCATTTTAATTAAAAACTTATACGTGCTCTTAATTAAAACATCTAAATTATAATCCAAACCAGCCTCATAATGAGCAACTAAATTTAAAATTCGGGAAAAACAAAGTAAATCTTCACGCATTTGTAAAGACTTATTGCTAATGATTTTATCTAAAAACTGAATACATTTTTTGTTTTCACCAGCACCAAAATACATACTGGCAATTTTGTAATAAAACACCATAATGTGATGCTCATCTATACGTTCTTTATAATTTTTTAACCGTTCTAAAACCTCATCAATAAGTGGTAAACCTTCTTGAAAACTACCTTCCATAAAATGAAGGTTAAACTTATTATTGTATACATATAAGAAAGCTAAACTCTCATTATTATCATCTAAAGGAAACCATTTCTCTTTGGTAACAACCTCTAATTGCAATAAGGTTTCTTTAAATTTTTCGTATTGTCTTAAATAAAAAAGTGCCTCAAGTAAATAATGATTCCCTCTTAAGAAAAACACAGGGTTTAAAACAATCATGTTTTTGTTTTCATAAAACAAATCCACCCATTTTGAAGCATACTTATAACATGATAAAAAATCTACCGTTAAAAAACTATACCACAAATACGACTTATAAAGCCATAATTTTTCGCGAAATCCTAATTTATGAATGTTATATTTTGGTAGTCTATCGTTAAAATATTTTGTTATTATTTGATGTTCTTCATCATTTTTAACATAACCGGTTTTTAAAAACAAACCATACAACTGAAGCGATAAATTAGACAATTTACTAGCCAGAACATTTTGCAAACTCAACTCTTTAGCTTGTATAGTTAACTCATCTGCCCTATTACTTAAACTACGTGTAATGTATTGCGATTCTATAACTTTTTCGAGTTCTACAATTTCGTAAGCAATGTTTTTTTCTTCATTTGCAATTGCTAAACTTTTAGCCTTATCTAAAATTTTTAAACTTTGCTTATAAAGCCCTTTATGATATAAAATAGTTGCAAAATCTAATTGTTCTCTAATTTGAATTCTAATATTTTGATGAGAGGGATTTAATCGTAAACTAATTAAAATCTGTTTATACAAATGCGCTTTTAAGTTAGATAATTGCTGTTTTTTTACAATTCCTTTTTTTAAAATAGCAGCTTCATCATAAACCGAAAGCTTATCAAGAATATTAAAAAGAGTTAAGAATTTTGAGTCTTCATTTACACCCAATCTTCCTACATAAAGCTTAAATTGTCTTTTTTCAGATTTAGATAACGACTTTACCAGCACAAACAAATTATCTTTTTGCTCTCTTGTCATAGTTACAAAAACAAATTTAAAATATTGATTTTCAGTTTATTAATGAGATTAACATAGGGTTAAACATCGTAATAATAAGATGTTGAATTCTCCTTTTAGCAAACCAAAATATAACTTCGTAGAACAATAAGAAAATATATTTTAATAAATGTCTGATAATAAGGTCCAAATTTTTGATACAACGCTTAGAGATGGTGAGCAGGTTCCTGGTTGTAAATTAAATACAGAACAAAAATTAATTATTGCAGAACAACTAGATAGTTTAGGTGTAGATATTATTGAAGCGGGTTTTCCTGTTTCTAGTCCTGGTGATTTTAAATCGGTTGAAGAAATTTCTAAAATTGTAAAGCATGCCACGGTTTGTGGTTTAACACGCTCTGTAGAAAACGATATAAAAGTTGCTGCTGAAGCATTGAAATATGCAAAAATCCCAAGAATACATACCGGTATTGGAACATCAGAATCTCATATAAAACATAAATTCAAATCCAATCAAGAAGATGTGCTAGAGCGTGCAGTTAAAGCGGTGAGTTATGCTAAATCTTTTGTTGAAGATGTTGAGTTTTATGCT containing:
- a CDS encoding PLP-dependent aspartate aminotransferase family protein, with translation MSKKKKFETEAIRTQLERTDFLEHSSPLYLTSSFVFEDAEDMRASFTEEKERNIYSRFTNPNTTEFVDKICKMEGAESGYAFATGMAAVFSTFAALLSSGDHIVSARSVFGSTHGLFTKYLPKWNIETSYFDINEPETIESFIKPETKILYAESPTNPAIDIIDLELLGNIAKKHNLILVIDNCFATPYLQQPIKFGAHLVIHSATKLIDGQGRVLGGVTVGDADLIREIYLFARNTGPALSPFNAWTLSKSLETLAVRVDKHCENALKVAEFLENHPKVNWVKYPFLKSHPQYEVAKKQMKLGGNIVAFEVKGGIEEGRKFINAIKMCSLSANLGDTRTIVTHPASTTHSSLAEEDRLVVNITDGLVRVSVGLEHVDDIIGDLEEALR
- the thrA gene encoding bifunctional aspartate kinase/homoserine dehydrogenase I, encoding MEHSLQHIIIKNYKTENQVSIPEIKLSYQVFGKALGTSPIVLVNHALTGNSNVAGDDGWWKDLVGDDKVIDTKLYTVLAFNIPGNGFDGFLIENYKDFVARDIASLFLIGLKELNIKKLFAAIGGSLGGGIAWEMAVLKPDFTENLIPVATDWKSTDWLIANCQIQEQFLLNSKNPVHDARMHAMLCYRTPESFKERFQRSKNEDLEIFNVESWLLHHGKKLQERFQLSAYKLMNQLLKTIDVTKNRKADLNVLEGIEANIHIVGVDSDLFFTAEENRQTHKQLAVTHANVTYNEIHSVHGHDAFLMEYEQLEKIIEGIFVPNSKKRKMKVLKFGGKSLANGEGLNKVISIIENKVQEGEKITVVVSARGNATDELEDILNKAHKGRDYKLDFEAFKNYQKEPLPTIDFSEEFLILEKLFEGVSLLRDYSKKTKDEILAQGELLSIKLVSEILNQRNVKAQATDARQLIKTDDVFGNAQPISQLSKDNVKQYFKQNNGDTVNVVTGFIASNTKNETTTLGRNGSNYTAALLANFLDAEELQNYTHVSGIYTANPDLVEDAQKIRELSFSEANELANFGTTVLHAKTIIPLVEKNINLRILNTFNTDDEGTLITAKPSSKEVTSLSVLDNVALLNLEGRGLLGKSGVDARIFGALADKDISVSIISQGSSERGIGLIIDAEQATQAVIALEREFEKDFYSQDVNKIDVVDDVSVISIIGIELSSFHKPFNALIKNQITPLLFNNTVTGRNVSLVVKKSQLHKAMNVIHGEVFGISKKINIAIFGHGGVGGALINQILKSKGDIEKRKGINLNVFAIANSRQLILNKNGAATNWSSEIKSSTLKSSVDDIITFAKTHHLENLIAVDNTSSSTFHQNYIPLVEAGFDLVSSNKIANTISHDFYKTLRVQLDAHNKQYLYETTVGAGLPLIDTIKLLHESGENITRIRGVFSGTLSYLFNNFSVQDKPFSEIVQETIDKGFTEPDPREDFSGNDVARKLLILARELDLQNEFEDVSVQNLIPEAYQNISVAEFLSQLNVLDEEFQKIKDNQNEGHVLRYVGDLSGDLSQDKGNLEVKLVSIPEDSTLGHVKGSDAIFEIFTESYGEQPIVIQGAGAGAEVTARGVFGDILRLSKHIN
- a CDS encoding O-acetylhomoserine aminocarboxypropyltransferase/cysteine synthase family protein, which translates into the protein MSTQKLATNALHAGHDFAANGGTRAVPIYQTTSYVFNNSDHAANLFSLQELGFIYTRLNNPTNQILQERLAALEGGVGAVVFASGTSAISTGLLTLLKAGDHIVASSSLYGGTYNLLKVTLPRLGITTTFVDADNPDNFAAAVQDNTRAFFVESLGNPKLDVLDIEAIAKHSKAAGVPFIVDNTVATPALLNPIEHGANIVIHSLTKYIGGQGNSLGGAIIDGGNFDWANGKFPEFTEPSAGYHGLKYYETLGAASYTFKLILEGLRDFGGALSPTNAFNIIQGLETLPIRIKQHSENALALAKWLEQQDEVAWVNYPGLESSKYKALTKKYLPKGQSGIVTFGAKGGFEAAKAIADNTKLFSLLANIGDTKSLIIHPSSTTHQQLNEVEQESAGVTGDLIRLSVGIEDLDDLKADLKTAFATIK